The Streptomyces europaeiscabiei genome window below encodes:
- a CDS encoding glycerophosphodiester phosphodiesterase, which produces MGTQESRQAQDSNEQGRGAGRRALLGAAVLGAGGAVLGLPAAARADEAESGGKSGGKSGGGHRGLPVPTIIAHRGASGYRPEHTLGSYQLALDLGAHVIEQDLVPTKDGHLVCRHENDITGTTDVAAHPEFAGRKTTKIVDGVTYTGWFTEDFTLAELKTLRAKERIPGNRQENTLYDGRWEIPTFEEVLRWADREGKKRGKRVWLHVETKHPTYFRKLGLGLEEPLAKLLRKYDRHKKNSPVFLQSFEPSSIQRLNRLVGSPLVVLLSGAATRPWDFVEAGDPRTVADLVKPAGLAWIASYAGGIGPTLDLVIPRDSAGNLTTPTTLVADAHAEGLILHPYTMRNENTFLPANFRRGTDANAYGDAFGAFKVYFETGIDGIFTDNPDTGLLAHADFVDG; this is translated from the coding sequence ATGGGGACGCAGGAGTCGCGGCAGGCGCAGGACTCGAACGAGCAGGGACGCGGAGCGGGCCGACGGGCGCTGCTCGGCGCCGCGGTGCTCGGCGCGGGCGGAGCGGTCCTCGGACTGCCGGCCGCGGCGAGAGCCGACGAGGCCGAGTCGGGCGGGAAGTCGGGCGGGAAGTCGGGCGGCGGCCACCGGGGCCTGCCGGTGCCGACGATCATCGCGCACCGCGGCGCCAGCGGTTACCGCCCGGAGCACACGCTCGGCTCGTACCAACTCGCCCTCGACCTGGGCGCGCACGTCATCGAGCAGGACCTCGTGCCCACCAAGGACGGCCATCTCGTATGCCGTCACGAGAACGACATCACCGGCACGACCGATGTCGCGGCGCACCCCGAGTTCGCCGGCCGGAAGACCACGAAAATCGTCGACGGCGTCACCTACACCGGCTGGTTCACCGAGGACTTCACCCTCGCCGAGCTGAAGACCCTGCGCGCCAAGGAGCGCATCCCCGGCAACCGCCAGGAGAACACCCTCTACGACGGCCGCTGGGAGATCCCCACCTTCGAGGAGGTGCTGCGATGGGCCGACAGGGAGGGGAAGAAGCGGGGCAAGCGTGTCTGGCTGCACGTCGAGACGAAGCATCCCACCTACTTCCGCAAGCTGGGCCTGGGCCTTGAGGAGCCCCTCGCCAAGCTGCTGCGCAAGTACGACCGGCACAAGAAGAACTCGCCGGTCTTCCTCCAGTCGTTCGAGCCGAGCAGCATCCAGCGCCTGAACCGCCTGGTCGGCAGCCCCCTCGTCGTGCTGCTCTCCGGTGCCGCCACCCGCCCCTGGGACTTCGTCGAGGCCGGCGACCCGCGTACCGTCGCCGACCTGGTCAAGCCGGCCGGGCTCGCCTGGATCGCCTCGTACGCAGGCGGCATCGGCCCCACGCTCGACCTGGTCATCCCGCGCGACTCGGCAGGCAACCTCACCACGCCGACCACGCTCGTCGCCGACGCGCACGCCGAGGGCCTGATCCTGCACCCCTACACCATGCGCAACGAGAACACCTTCCTGCCCGCGAACTTCCGCAGGGGCACGGACGCCAACGCCTACGGCGACGCCTTCGGTGCGTTCAAGGTGTACTTCGAGACCGGCATCGACGGCATCTTCACCGACAACCCGGACACGGGCCTGTTGGCCCACGCGGACTTCGTGGACGGCTGA
- a CDS encoding lysophospholipid acyltransferase family protein encodes MSRFVLIKAVLGPIMRLMFRPRVEGVEHIPGDGPVILAGNHVTFIDSMILPLVCDRQVFFIGKDEYVTGKGIKGRLMAWFFTGVGMIPVDRDGGRGGVAALMTGRRVLDEGRVFGIYPEGTRSPDGRLYRGRTGIARLTLMTGAPVVPFAMIGTDRIQPGGAGVPRPHRVTVRFGEAMEFSRYEGMDRDRYVLRAVTDSVMTEVMRLSGQEYVDMYASKAKEAA; translated from the coding sequence TTGTCCCGCTTCGTGCTCATCAAGGCAGTGCTCGGACCGATCATGCGCCTGATGTTCCGCCCCCGGGTGGAGGGCGTGGAGCACATCCCGGGGGACGGGCCGGTGATCCTCGCCGGTAACCATGTGACCTTCATCGACTCGATGATCCTGCCCCTGGTCTGCGACCGGCAGGTCTTCTTCATCGGCAAGGACGAGTACGTCACCGGCAAGGGGATCAAGGGCCGTCTGATGGCCTGGTTCTTCACCGGCGTCGGCATGATCCCCGTCGACCGCGACGGCGGCCGGGGCGGGGTCGCCGCGCTGATGACCGGGCGGCGGGTGCTGGACGAAGGCAGGGTGTTCGGCATCTACCCCGAGGGAACGCGGTCGCCCGACGGCCGCCTGTACCGGGGGCGTACGGGGATCGCCCGGCTGACCTTGATGACCGGGGCGCCGGTCGTCCCCTTCGCGATGATCGGGACGGACAGGATTCAGCCGGGAGGTGCGGGGGTGCCCCGGCCGCATCGGGTGACCGTGCGGTTCGGTGAGGCGATGGAGTTCTCCCGGTACGAGGGGATGGACCGGGACCGGTATGTGCTGCGGGCGGTGACCGATTCCGTGATGACCGAGGTCATGCGGCTGTCCGGGCAGGAGTACGTGGACATGTATGCGTCGAAGGCGAAAGAGGCGGCGTAG
- a CDS encoding MFS transporter, which produces MTSTLQPARTTEAEKRPGRWLALSVLVLAVLLVAVDATVLGLATPYISEDLRPSGTQLLWIGDVYSFVIAGLLVSAGSLGDRIGRKKLLLIGAAAFGAISVLNAYATTPEMMIFARALLGVAGATLMPATLALIRNLFHDPRERSLAVGIWGATASAGTAVGPVVGGFLLEHFWWGSVFLINLPVMAVLVLVGIKLLPESRHPNPGPWDALSVGLSLVGMIGVVYAVKETATHGLEGNALAAGFLGVAGLFLFVRRQLTLPHPLLDMRLFRNRGFSGAVLADLLTILGLSGLVFFLSQFLQLVQGRRPLEAGLAELPAAIGAVAAGLIAGAAARRFSVRSVVAGGLAAIGVALALLTLVDRSTGYPLIGAALLIVGIGAGFSFTVTADVILSSVPKEQAGSASAVSETAYELGAALGIAVLGSIVTGVYRDFAAPAGTPAEARESLGGAMEVAAGMPPNAGREMLASAQAAFVDGLAIASGAGAAVLLATAAAAWFLLRGQRLDSKA; this is translated from the coding sequence ATGACCAGCACCCTGCAGCCGGCCCGCACGACGGAGGCGGAGAAGAGGCCGGGCCGCTGGCTCGCGCTCTCCGTCCTCGTGCTCGCCGTGCTGCTGGTGGCCGTCGACGCGACCGTCCTCGGTCTCGCGACCCCCTACATCAGCGAGGACCTCAGGCCCTCGGGCACTCAGCTCCTGTGGATCGGTGACGTCTACTCGTTCGTCATCGCGGGCCTGCTCGTCTCGGCGGGCAGCCTCGGCGACCGCATCGGCCGCAAGAAGCTGCTGCTCATAGGTGCCGCGGCGTTCGGCGCGATATCCGTGCTCAACGCCTACGCCACGACGCCCGAGATGATGATCTTCGCGCGGGCGCTGCTCGGTGTCGCGGGCGCGACCCTGATGCCCGCCACCCTCGCCCTGATCCGCAACCTCTTCCACGACCCGCGCGAGCGCAGCCTCGCCGTCGGTATCTGGGGCGCCACGGCCTCCGCCGGCACGGCGGTCGGTCCGGTCGTCGGCGGTTTCCTGCTGGAACACTTCTGGTGGGGGTCGGTCTTCCTGATCAACCTGCCGGTGATGGCGGTCCTCGTCCTCGTCGGCATCAAGCTGCTGCCCGAGTCCCGCCACCCGAACCCGGGCCCGTGGGACGCGCTCAGCGTCGGTCTGTCGCTCGTCGGCATGATCGGTGTCGTGTACGCGGTGAAGGAGACCGCCACCCACGGCCTCGAGGGCAACGCGCTCGCCGCAGGCTTCCTCGGCGTCGCCGGACTGTTCCTCTTCGTACGCCGTCAGCTCACCCTGCCGCACCCGCTGCTGGACATGCGACTGTTCCGCAACCGGGGTTTCTCCGGTGCCGTCCTCGCCGACCTGCTGACCATACTCGGCCTGTCAGGCCTGGTCTTCTTCCTCTCGCAGTTCCTGCAACTCGTCCAGGGTCGACGCCCGTTGGAGGCCGGCCTCGCCGAACTGCCGGCGGCCATCGGCGCGGTGGCCGCGGGTCTGATCGCCGGAGCCGCAGCCCGCCGCTTCTCGGTCCGTTCCGTGGTCGCGGGCGGCCTGGCTGCCATCGGCGTGGCCCTCGCCCTGCTCACCCTGGTCGACCGGTCCACCGGCTACCCCCTGATCGGCGCCGCGCTGCTGATCGTCGGCATCGGCGCGGGCTTCTCCTTCACCGTCACCGCCGACGTCATCCTCTCCAGCGTCCCGAAGGAACAGGCGGGGTCGGCTTCGGCGGTGTCCGAGACGGCGTACGAGTTGGGGGCCGCCCTGGGCATCGCGGTCCTGGGCTCGATCGTCACGGGCGTCTACCGCGACTTCGCCGCACCCGCGGGCACTCCGGCCGAGGCCCGCGAGTCACTGGGCGGAGCGATGGAGGTGGCGGCGGGCATGCCGCCGAACGCGGGGCGGGAAATGCTGGCATCGGCTCAAGCGGCCTTCGTCGACGGCCTGGCCATCGCCTCCGGCGCAGGCGCGGCGGTTCTCCTGGCAACAGCGGCGGCAGCTTGGTTCCTGCTTCGCGGCCAACGGTTGGACAGCAAGGCTTAG
- a CDS encoding TetR/AcrR family transcriptional regulator, producing MAVDREHVLRSAAALLARKSTATMDEVAKTAGISRATLHRHFAGRDALVRALEALGIAECEAALDAARPTEGPAREAVRRLVREIEPAAGLLAFLYTESQLFEGEEQHEGWSRIDDRIAALFKRGQAAGEFRIDLTPAWLTEALYGLLASGAWAVSEGRVASKDFTFMIAELLLGGALRHPEQPREES from the coding sequence ATGGCCGTCGATCGTGAGCATGTGCTGCGCAGCGCAGCCGCCCTGTTGGCCCGTAAGTCCACCGCGACGATGGACGAGGTCGCGAAGACCGCCGGGATCAGCCGGGCCACGCTGCACCGCCACTTCGCCGGGCGCGACGCGCTCGTACGGGCGCTGGAGGCGCTCGGCATCGCGGAGTGCGAGGCCGCGCTCGACGCCGCACGCCCGACCGAGGGTCCGGCACGCGAGGCCGTACGACGGCTCGTGCGGGAGATCGAACCGGCCGCGGGCCTCCTCGCCTTCCTCTACACCGAGAGCCAGTTGTTCGAGGGGGAGGAGCAGCACGAGGGCTGGTCCCGCATCGACGACCGCATCGCGGCCCTCTTCAAACGCGGCCAGGCGGCCGGCGAGTTCCGTATCGACCTCACCCCGGCCTGGCTCACCGAGGCGCTGTACGGCCTGCTGGCCTCCGGGGCCTGGGCGGTCTCGGAAGGCCGCGTGGCCTCCAAGGACTTCACCTTCATGATCGCCGAGCTGCTGCTCGGCGGCGCACTGCGTCACCCCGAACAACCGAGAGAGGAATCATGA
- a CDS encoding aldo/keto reductase yields MPFARLAAATTPTCHIGLGLAAVARPGYINLGRDADLGEHRTVEALRTRTHELLDAAHAQGVRYFDAARSYGLSEEFLADWLKARPGIDDIVVGSKWGYTYTADWTTDAERHEVKDHSLQTFERQRAETRDLLGDRLDLYQIHSVTPDSPALTDKELHARLAEAAAQGVTIGFSTSGPAQAEAIRTALAVTVDGEPLFRTVQSTYNALETSAAPALAEAHDAGLTVIVKEGMANGRLAGPHAPDVLRTVAEQTGLGCDAVALAVVLRQPWAGVVLSGAATTAQLASNLHAAVVDLDDEQLTGLADLVEDPRTYWEKRGQLPWN; encoded by the coding sequence ATGCCCTTCGCCCGACTGGCCGCAGCGACAACCCCCACCTGCCACATCGGACTCGGCCTCGCCGCAGTCGCCCGCCCCGGCTACATCAACCTCGGCCGCGACGCCGACCTCGGAGAGCACCGCACCGTCGAAGCGCTCCGCACGCGCACCCACGAACTCCTCGACGCCGCCCACGCCCAGGGTGTCCGCTACTTCGACGCGGCCCGCTCGTACGGCCTCTCGGAGGAGTTCCTCGCCGACTGGCTGAAGGCCCGCCCCGGCATCGACGACATCGTCGTCGGCAGCAAGTGGGGCTACACCTACACCGCCGACTGGACCACCGACGCCGAGAGGCACGAGGTCAAGGACCACAGCCTCCAGACGTTCGAGCGACAGCGTGCCGAAACGCGTGACCTGCTCGGCGACCGCCTCGACCTCTACCAGATCCATTCGGTGACCCCGGACAGCCCGGCCCTCACCGACAAGGAACTCCACGCCAGGCTGGCCGAGGCCGCCGCCCAGGGCGTCACCATCGGCTTCTCCACCAGTGGCCCGGCCCAGGCGGAGGCCATCCGCACCGCCCTCGCCGTGACCGTCGACGGCGAACCCCTCTTCCGTACCGTCCAGTCGACGTACAACGCGCTGGAGACCTCCGCGGCGCCCGCCCTCGCCGAGGCGCATGACGCCGGGCTCACCGTGATCGTCAAGGAGGGCATGGCCAACGGCCGCCTGGCCGGGCCGCACGCCCCGGACGTGCTCAGGACCGTCGCCGAGCAGACGGGCCTCGGCTGCGACGCGGTGGCCCTGGCGGTGGTACTGCGGCAGCCGTGGGCCGGCGTCGTCCTCTCCGGCGCGGCCACCACCGCCCAACTCGCCTCCAACCTGCACGCGGCGGTCGTGGACCTCGACGACGAGCAGCTCACCGGTCTCGCGGACCTGGTCGAGGACCCGCGGACGTACTGGGAGAAGCGCGGACAGCTGCCCTGGAACTGA
- the argH gene encoding argininosuccinate lyase encodes MSSNSGDVRLWGARFADGPAEALAKLSASVHFDWRLAPYDIAGSRAHARVLHKAGLLTEDELTRMIAGLNQLEADVASGEFVGTVADEDVHTALERGLLERLGPDLGGKLRAGRSRNDQVATLFRMYLRDHARTVGGLIADLQDALIGLAEAHPNVAMPGRTHLQHAQPVLFAHHVLAHVQSLSRDAERLRQWDERTAVSPYGSGALAGSSLGLDPEAVAKDLGFEHGSSANSIDGTASRDFVAEFAFITAMIGVNLSRIAEEVIIWNTKEFSFVTLHDAFSTGSSIMPQKKNPDIAELARGKSGRLIGNLTGLMATLKALPLAYNRDLQEDKEPVFDSIDQLEVLLPAFTGMMATLTVHRERMEELAPAGFSLATDIAEWLVKQGVPFRVAHEVAGECVKAAEAENKELNDLTDDQFAKISSHLTPEVRTVLNVPGALASRNGRGGTAPSAVAIQLAEIKTNVASQHAWATAKKG; translated from the coding sequence GTGAGCAGCAACAGCGGTGACGTACGGCTCTGGGGCGCCCGTTTCGCCGACGGTCCCGCCGAGGCCCTGGCGAAGCTGTCCGCGTCCGTCCACTTCGACTGGCGGCTGGCCCCGTACGACATCGCGGGCTCCCGCGCCCACGCGCGCGTGCTGCACAAGGCGGGCCTGCTCACCGAGGACGAGCTGACCCGGATGATCGCGGGCCTGAACCAGCTCGAAGCGGACGTGGCGTCCGGTGAGTTCGTCGGCACCGTCGCCGACGAGGACGTGCACACCGCCCTGGAGCGCGGCCTCCTGGAGCGCCTCGGCCCCGACCTGGGCGGCAAGCTGCGGGCCGGCCGGTCCCGCAACGACCAGGTCGCGACCCTCTTCCGTATGTACCTCCGCGACCACGCCCGCACGGTCGGCGGTCTCATCGCCGACCTCCAGGACGCGCTGATCGGCCTCGCGGAGGCCCACCCGAACGTGGCGATGCCCGGCCGCACGCACCTCCAGCATGCCCAGCCGGTCCTCTTCGCCCACCACGTCCTCGCCCACGTCCAGTCCCTCTCCCGGGACGCGGAGCGCCTGCGTCAGTGGGACGAGCGCACGGCCGTCTCCCCGTACGGCTCGGGCGCCCTCGCGGGCAGCAGCCTCGGCCTCGACCCGGAGGCGGTGGCCAAGGACCTGGGCTTCGAGCACGGCAGCTCCGCGAACTCCATCGACGGCACGGCGTCCCGCGACTTCGTCGCCGAGTTCGCCTTCATCACCGCGATGATCGGCGTGAACCTCTCCCGGATCGCCGAGGAGGTCATCATCTGGAACACGAAGGAGTTCTCCTTCGTGACCCTCCACGACGCGTTCTCGACGGGCTCGTCGATCATGCCGCAGAAGAAGAACCCGGACATCGCGGAGCTGGCGCGCGGCAAGAGCGGCCGCCTGATCGGCAACCTGACGGGCCTGATGGCGACCCTGAAGGCCCTGCCCCTGGCCTACAACCGCGACCTCCAGGAGGACAAGGAGCCGGTCTTCGACTCCATCGACCAGCTGGAGGTCCTTCTCCCCGCCTTCACCGGAATGATGGCGACCCTCACCGTCCACCGTGAGCGCATGGAGGAACTGGCCCCCGCCGGCTTCTCCCTCGCCACCGACATCGCCGAGTGGCTCGTCAAGCAGGGCGTCCCCTTCCGTGTCGCCCACGAGGTCGCCGGCGAGTGCGTCAAGGCCGCCGAAGCCGAGAACAAGGAACTCAACGACCTGACGGACGACCAGTTCGCCAAGATCTCCTCCCATCTGACCCCCGAGGTCCGCACGGTCCTCAACGTCCCCGGCGCCCTCGCCTCCCGAAACGGCCGCGGCGGCACGGCCCCGAGCGCGGTGGCGATCCAACTGGCGGAGATCAAGACGAACGTCGCGTCCCAGCACGCGTGGGCAACTGCCAAGAAGGGTTGA
- a CDS encoding pyridoxamine 5'-phosphate oxidase family protein has protein sequence MGKTYDRIDGRLRTFIEAQPLFFTATAPLSADGTVNLSPKGLRGSFVILDELTVAYLDFAGSNAETVAHLRENGRITLMWCAFQGPPNIVRVHGTGEAVFRDDPRFTDLLARFPDIDPTPHGLRAVIVVRAERIRDSCGYAVPFMAYEEDRDLHGRRFAREDDDSLSAYFGSKEHIATSLDGLPGLPLPLPPSNL, from the coding sequence ATGGGAAAGACTTACGACCGCATCGACGGCCGCCTGCGTACCTTCATCGAGGCCCAGCCTCTCTTCTTCACCGCGACCGCGCCCCTGTCCGCCGACGGCACGGTCAACCTCTCCCCCAAGGGGCTGCGGGGTTCGTTCGTGATCCTCGACGAACTGACCGTCGCCTACCTGGACTTCGCCGGATCCAACGCGGAGACGGTCGCGCACCTGCGGGAGAACGGCCGGATCACCCTCATGTGGTGCGCCTTCCAGGGCCCGCCCAACATCGTGCGGGTGCACGGCACGGGCGAGGCCGTCTTCCGCGACGACCCGCGCTTCACGGACCTCCTCGCCCGCTTCCCCGACATCGACCCCACCCCGCACGGCCTGCGCGCCGTCATCGTGGTCCGCGCCGAACGCATCCGCGACAGCTGCGGCTACGCCGTGCCGTTCATGGCGTACGAGGAGGACCGCGACCTGCACGGCAGGCGCTTCGCGCGCGAGGACGACGACTCGCTCAGCGCCTACTTCGGCTCCAAGGAGCACATCGCGACCAGTCTGGACGGACTGCCGGGACTGCCTCTGCCGCTGCCGCCCTCGAACCTGTGA
- a CDS encoding ferredoxin reductase family protein, which translates to MRRIRPRRSPAVPLLIAFWAGAAAVVWLWWDNTPSIADQGSKMVNAGRITGLLGGYLMALVVLQMARVPALERRVGSDRVARWHAMTGRYTLCLVVAHVVLTMYGYALQAGLTHTAILQQTIDSINQLPDMGKAAIGTGLLVFIGLISIGPVRKRIPYDLWYHTHLLTYAATFLTFWHQITTGNEFAATPAAKTGWYALYGSVTALVVWYRIISPIKLNMKHRLRVEAVIEESPGIVSVLMSGRKLHRMGAEAGQFFRWRFLAPGMRFSSHPYSLSAAPRPNMLRITVKAIGDHSSALRDLEPGTRVWAEGPYGALTAGKRSRGKVLLVAGGVGITPMRALFETLPGAAGDLTLLYRANTTQDLALWDELAQIAEERGARLMYAVNSPEGERPDISPDSLRRKIPDIESHDVFLCGPPGFAQGVYEALRGAGVPTRRIHHESFEM; encoded by the coding sequence ATGCGCCGCATCCGACCTCGTCGTTCTCCCGCCGTCCCGTTGCTCATCGCCTTCTGGGCGGGCGCGGCCGCGGTGGTGTGGCTGTGGTGGGACAACACGCCGTCCATCGCCGACCAGGGCAGCAAGATGGTCAACGCCGGGCGGATCACGGGTCTGCTCGGCGGGTACCTGATGGCTCTGGTGGTGCTCCAGATGGCCCGGGTGCCCGCGCTGGAACGCCGGGTCGGCTCCGACCGGGTGGCCCGCTGGCACGCGATGACCGGCCGCTACACGCTCTGCCTGGTCGTCGCGCACGTCGTCCTCACGATGTACGGGTACGCGCTGCAGGCCGGCCTCACCCACACCGCGATCCTCCAGCAGACGATCGACTCGATCAACCAGCTGCCGGACATGGGCAAGGCCGCCATCGGCACCGGTCTGCTGGTGTTCATCGGGCTCATCTCCATCGGCCCGGTGCGCAAGCGGATCCCGTACGACCTCTGGTACCACACGCACCTGCTGACGTACGCGGCCACGTTCCTGACGTTCTGGCACCAGATCACCACCGGCAACGAGTTCGCCGCCACCCCCGCCGCGAAGACCGGCTGGTACGCGCTGTACGGATCGGTGACCGCGCTGGTGGTCTGGTACCGGATCATCAGCCCGATCAAGCTGAACATGAAGCACCGGCTGCGGGTCGAGGCGGTCATCGAGGAGTCGCCCGGCATCGTCTCGGTGCTGATGAGCGGGCGCAAGCTGCACCGGATGGGCGCGGAGGCGGGGCAGTTCTTCCGCTGGCGGTTCCTCGCACCGGGCATGCGCTTCAGCTCGCACCCGTACTCGCTGTCGGCGGCCCCCCGCCCCAACATGCTGCGCATCACCGTCAAGGCGATCGGCGACCACAGCTCGGCCCTGCGCGACCTGGAGCCCGGCACCCGGGTGTGGGCCGAGGGCCCGTACGGGGCGCTCACGGCCGGCAAGCGCAGCCGGGGCAAGGTGCTGCTGGTGGCCGGCGGTGTGGGCATCACGCCGATGCGGGCCCTGTTCGAGACGCTGCCCGGCGCGGCCGGTGACCTGACCCTGCTCTACCGGGCCAACACCACCCAGGACCTGGCCCTGTGGGACGAGCTGGCGCAGATCGCGGAGGAGCGCGGGGCTCGGCTGATGTACGCGGTGAACAGCCCGGAGGGCGAACGCCCCGACATCTCGCCGGACTCCCTGCGTCGCAAGATCCCGGACATCGAGAGCCACGACGTCTTCCTGTGCGGGCCGCCCGGCTTCGCCCAGGGCGTGTACGAGGCGCTGCGCGGCGCGGGTGTCCCGACCCGCCGTATCCACCACGAGTCGTTCGAGATGTGA
- a CDS encoding FMN-binding protein, which translates to MKKSHPIRRTLLATAATVSGIVLLLSLKPASDAGSVQAGAAGGAPSAQGGVAAGAQTLTGSAVTTEYGPVQVRITVNGGKITGAEAVQQPSGGRSTQISGDAIPKLNQAAVAAGSADIDAVSGATYTSAGYKESLQSALDQAGKAQDSGAQVLTGTTVQTDYGPVQVRITVSGGKITGAEAVQQPSGGRSTQISGDAIPKLNQAAVAAGSADIDAVSGATYTSAGYKESLQSALDQAGKAQDSGTEVEAGGSQDAGGDAEGTEDSGAGQSTGTQVLTGSAIKTDYGPVQVRVTVTDGKITGAEALQQPTGGRSTQISGTAIPQLNKNAVSAGSADIDAVSGATYTSGGYKQSLQSALDQAG; encoded by the coding sequence ATGAAGAAGAGCCACCCCATCCGGCGGACCCTGCTCGCCACCGCCGCCACCGTGTCCGGCATCGTGCTGCTGCTGTCGCTGAAGCCGGCCTCGGACGCCGGATCGGTACAGGCCGGAGCGGCCGGGGGCGCACCTTCTGCACAGGGCGGGGTGGCGGCCGGCGCGCAGACCCTGACGGGTAGCGCCGTCACGACCGAGTACGGCCCGGTCCAGGTCCGGATCACCGTCAACGGCGGCAAGATCACAGGCGCCGAGGCCGTGCAGCAGCCGAGCGGCGGGCGCTCCACCCAGATCAGCGGCGACGCCATCCCCAAGCTCAACCAGGCGGCCGTGGCGGCGGGCAGCGCCGACATCGACGCCGTCTCCGGCGCCACCTACACCAGCGCCGGCTACAAGGAGTCCCTCCAGTCCGCCCTGGACCAGGCCGGCAAGGCACAGGACTCGGGCGCCCAGGTCCTCACGGGCACCACCGTGCAGACCGACTACGGGCCGGTCCAGGTCCGGATCACGGTCAGCGGCGGCAAGATCACAGGCGCCGAGGCCGTGCAGCAGCCGAGCGGCGGGCGCTCCACCCAGATCAGCGGCGACGCCATCCCCAAGCTCAACCAGGCGGCCGTGGCGGCGGGCAGCGCCGACATCGACGCCGTCTCCGGCGCCACCTACACCAGCGCCGGCTACAAGGAGTCCCTCCAGTCCGCCCTGGACCAGGCCGGCAAGGCACAGGACTCGGGCACCGAGGTCGAGGCGGGCGGCTCGCAGGACGCGGGTGGCGACGCCGAAGGCACCGAGGACTCCGGGGCCGGGCAGTCGACGGGCACCCAGGTGCTCACGGGCTCCGCCATCAAGACGGACTACGGCCCGGTCCAGGTCCGCGTCACGGTCACCGACGGCAAGATCACAGGCGCCGAGGCGCTGCAGCAGCCCACCGGCGGCCGCTCCACCCAGATCAGCGGTACCGCCATCCCCCAGCTCAACAAGAACGCCGTCTCGGCAGGGAGCGCTGACATCGATGCTGTCTCGGGCGCCACATACACCAGCGGTGGTTACAAGCAGTCCCTCCAGTCCGCGCTGGACCAGGCCGGCTGA
- a CDS encoding FAD:protein FMN transferase: MAEPAGAAAPSQLRHAEEVMGTVFSFDVRGGESTAVRAALDEAVAGLHAVDEVFSTYREHSQISRLARGEVTIEECAPEVGEVLELCAEAERLSGGWFSATYEGRFDPTGLVKGWATERAARCLVEAGASGVSVNGGGDVQLCGVPGTERPWRVGVADPLRPGGLAAVVTAAGADRLAVATSGTAERGAHIVDPRTGRSAVTDLVSVTVVAPRLTWADCWATAAFAMGSREGLAWLEALEDTEALLITAGDEVRCTGGLARRLG; encoded by the coding sequence GTGGCCGAACCCGCCGGGGCCGCGGCACCCTCCCAGTTGCGCCACGCCGAGGAGGTCATGGGCACCGTCTTCTCCTTCGACGTCAGAGGAGGCGAGTCCACGGCGGTCAGGGCCGCGCTCGACGAGGCAGTGGCCGGGCTCCACGCCGTGGACGAGGTGTTCAGCACCTATCGCGAGCACAGCCAGATCTCCCGGCTGGCCCGGGGCGAGGTGACGATCGAGGAGTGTGCTCCCGAGGTCGGCGAGGTGCTCGAACTGTGCGCCGAGGCCGAGCGGTTGAGCGGCGGCTGGTTCAGCGCCACGTACGAGGGCCGCTTCGACCCGACGGGGCTCGTGAAGGGGTGGGCCACCGAACGGGCGGCCCGGTGTCTGGTCGAGGCCGGGGCGAGCGGGGTGAGCGTGAACGGGGGCGGTGACGTCCAGTTGTGCGGTGTCCCCGGGACCGAGCGGCCGTGGCGCGTCGGTGTGGCCGATCCCCTCCGCCCCGGGGGCCTCGCGGCCGTCGTCACCGCCGCCGGTGCCGACCGCCTCGCCGTCGCCACCTCCGGAACGGCCGAGCGGGGCGCCCACATCGTCGACCCCCGCACCGGCAGGTCCGCCGTGACGGACCTGGTCTCGGTGACGGTCGTCGCCCCCCGCCTGACCTGGGCGGACTGCTGGGCGACCGCGGCCTTCGCCATGGGTTCCCGCGAGGGCCTGGCGTGGCTGGAGGCCCTTGAGGACACCGAAGCCCTGCTCATCACGGCGGGCGACGAGGTCCGCTGCACGGGAGGGCTGGCCCGGCGGCTGGGCTGA
- a CDS encoding arginine repressor: MSQAQEHDQAGPAVPQTRTARHRRIVDILNRQPVRSQSQLAKLLSDDGLSVTQATLSRDLDELNAVKIRNNDGDLIYAVPSEGGFRTPRAPLGESAKEERMRRLSAELLISAEASANLVVLRTPPGAAQFLASAIDQAELHDILGTIAGDDTLMLISRDPVGGQALADHLLRLAQNGH, from the coding sequence ATGAGCCAGGCGCAGGAGCACGACCAGGCGGGGCCCGCGGTGCCGCAGACCCGCACCGCACGCCACCGGCGGATCGTGGACATCCTCAACCGGCAACCTGTGCGGTCGCAGAGCCAGTTGGCGAAGCTGCTGTCCGACGACGGGCTGAGCGTCACGCAGGCGACGCTCAGCCGGGACCTGGACGAGCTGAACGCGGTGAAGATCCGCAACAACGACGGCGACCTCATCTACGCGGTGCCGAGCGAGGGGGGCTTCCGCACCCCTCGGGCTCCGCTGGGGGAGTCGGCGAAGGAGGAGCGGATGCGGCGGCTCTCCGCGGAGCTGCTGATCTCCGCGGAGGCCTCGGCGAACCTGGTGGTGCTCCGGACCCCGCCGGGCGCGGCCCAGTTCCTGGCCTCGGCCATCGACCAGGCGGAGCTGCACGACATCCTGGGGACGATCGCCGGCGACGACACGCTGATGCTGATCAGCCGGGACCCGGTGGGTGGGCAGGCCCTGGCCGATCACTTGCTGCGGCTGGCTCAGAACGGTCACTGA